Sequence from the Streptomyces sp. NBC_00358 genome:
ACAGGCGGGCGTAGTCGGCGAGATGGGCCTCCAGACGCCCCGCGTACAGGTCCAGCAGCCGGGTGTCGTCCGCCAGCCACGCGTGCAGCACCGGGTACAGGTGCATCGCCCAGCCGTTGTAGTAGTCGAACTTGCGCCCGTCGCCGTCGGTGTACCAGCCGTCGCCCAGGTACCACCCCTCGATGCGTTCCAGGCCCCGGTCGATCGCCGCGCGCGACGCGTCGGGCTCGTACCCGATCTCCGCCAGGAAGCCGCCGACCGTCACCGGGAACAACTCCCAGTTGCAGGGCCAGGGTTCGGCCGTCAGGGCGTCGCCGAGCCACTCGGCGGCGCGCTGCCGCACCCGGTCGTCCAGACGGTCCCACAGCAGCGGCCGGGTCAGCCGCAGCGCCAGCGCGACCGACGCGGCCTCGACGAGCGGCTGGCTGCGGTCCTCGATCCGGGGCCAGACGCCCGCCGTTCCGGCGGCCAGCCCCCGCGCGTACCGCTCCAGGACCTTCTCGTCGCGACGGAAGCCTGCCAGCAGCAGCGTACGGGCGTAGCCCTCCAGTCCGTCGGAGAGCCTGCCGGACGTGCTCGGGTGCTGTCCGGGGAAGTGGTAGAGGGCTCCGTCGTCGGTGGCGTACGGCGCGACCGCGGCGAGCAGTGAGTCGGCGACGGCCTCCCAATGGGCGCGCGTGCAGCCGGTGTACGGGCTCAGGGAGCGGTCCTCGGAAGGGTCGGCGGGCGTCACTGGGGCCTCCTGTCGGGTCTGCGCCCGGCGTCCGGACCACGCCTGGCCTCCCGGTACTCCGGGCGTCGGTTCCGGGCGGCCGGGCGTCCGGTTCTGCGTGGCCGGGCGTCCGGTGGATACCTGGGGCGCCCCGGTTCCGGTCGGGACGCCCCAGGGTTTCATCCCACCCGCACCAGGCCCCTCGGCACCAGACGCAGGGCGAGGAGTTCGTCGCGGACCAGGGCCGCGTACACCGTGGCGCCGTGCACCGAGGTGTGGGTGTTGTCGCGCTTCTCGTCGTAGAGGTAGACCGCCTTCGAGCCCTCGGGGCCGAGGGACTCGACGAGGGCCTTGGTCTTCGCCGTGAGGTCGATGAGCGGTACGTCCTCGGTGGCGGCGACCGAGCGGATGACGGCCGGGAGGTCCACGCCCAGGCCGTTCACCAGCAGCGCGGTGCCGTTGTCCAGGGTGCCGTCCGCGTTGAACCAGCGGCGGACGATCGGCGTGACGAGGACGGGCTCGCCGCCCCGCGCGCGGACGCCCGCGACCAGCGTCTCCAGGTTCGCGCGATAGGTCGGCTCGTCCGTCGTCTTGTCGTTGTGGGCGAGCTGGATGAGTACCAGGTCGTGCGCGCGGATCAGCGGCTGAACGGTCGGGAAGAGCGCCGGGTCCGCGAGGTAGGTGACCGTACTCTCCCCGGAATCCGCGTAGTTGGCGACGGACAGACCCTTCCTGAAGTACTGCGGCAGTTGCTGGCCCCAGCCGGAGTACGGGTCGCCGGGCTGGTCGCAGACGGTCGAGTCGCCGACCAGGAAGATCTGCCGGGTGCGGATGCGGCCGTCCGCGGGCCGGCCGGAACCGGCTTCCCGGGTGGCGGCGGGGGTCACCCGGATGCCGGCGAGCGCGGGGGCGGAACCGCCGATGACGAGGTCCAGGCCAGGGGTGCCCTCGGGTCCGGTCGGCTCGCCCTCGGGGGTACGGACGTTCACGGTGAAACCGCGCGTCACGGGCCGGCCGGCTTCGGTGGCGGTCTCGGGGAGCAGGGAGCGGCGGGTCTCGCCGCCGATGGACGTACTGGCCGCGGCGCCTCCGCCGAGCCGCACCCGGACGTCGTACGTGCCCGGCGGGACGTCGAAGTGACAGGCGTTCGCCGCGCAGTTGTCCATGCCCGGCACCGGGCGCCCCGTGCCGGCCTGGACCGGTGCGGCCGACAGCGTACCGGCGACGGCCACCGCCAGCAGCGGTGCGGCGATGGTGAGACGTCTCATGCGCGGCTCCTCACGACGGGCGGACACCTGGCGGCAGGACGGTACCGCTCCAGGGCAAGCGCTTACTAGTGGGCGGCCGGATTTTATACAAGCGCCAACTTGTGAAGTACGAAAGCCCTTTCGCGATGACGGTTCGACTGTCACCCTGCGAAACATCCGCACCCCCCACCTCACGACCTCACCACCCCGAAGGAGGCACCCCCCATGTCCGGATCCCTGAACAGGCCGGTCCGACGCCGCGCCTTCGTGCTCGGCGGCGCTGCCGCCGCCGGCACCGCGGCCCTCGCCGGACCGCTCGCGACCGCCGCGTCCGCCGCGGCCTTCGGCTGGAGCGACGACGGCTCCAACTACGTCGTCGACACCGGCGCGAGCCTGGTCTTCAAGGTGAGCAAGACCAACGGCGACCTCACCTCACTGGTCTACAAGGGCACCGAGTACCAGGGCTACGGCGGCAAGAACTCGCACGTCGAGTCCGGCCTCGGTACCTCGACCGTGACGATCACGCAGTCCGGCACGACGATCCTGGTCTCCGTCGCCTACGGCACGCTCAAGCACTACTACGCGGCCCGCAGCGGCGAGAACAACGTCTACCTGTGGACCAACAAGGCCGACACCTCGGTCAGCGCCACTCGCTACATCGTGCGCGTCAAGGCGGGTCTGTTCCTCAACGACGAGCCCGATTCCTACACTTACGCGCCGACCGTCATCGAGTCCGCGGACGTGTTCGCGAAGTCGGACGGCCAGACCCGCTCGAAGCACTACGCCAAGCGCCGCGTCATCGACTACTCCGCGATCGGCTGGACCACCGGGAGCGTCGGCCTGTACATCGTCCGGTCCAACCACGAGAAGGCGTCCGGCGGCCCGTTCTACCGCTCCCTGCTGCGCCACCAGGGCACGGACGGCGGCGGCCTGTACGAGATCCTGTACTACGGCGAGAACCAGACCGAGGCCGAACGCTTCGGCCTCCAGGGCCCGTACGTCATCGCCTTCACGGACGGCGGCTCACCCTCCTCCTCGCTGTATCCGGGCACGCTGACCACCGCGTGGGCGGACTCGCTCGGCATCTCCGGGTATGTCGCGGCGAGCGGCCGGGGACGGGTCGCGGGGGTCGGCATCACGGGACGCGACACCGCCTACGCGTACACCGTCGGGCTGGCCGGCTCGGCCGCCCAGTACTGGGGCTCGGCGCGGGCCTCGGACGGATACTTCTCGATCGCGGGCGTCCTGCCGGGGACGTACACCCTCACGGTGTTCAAGGGCGAACTCGCCGTCCACACAGCCTCGGTGACGGTCACGGCCGGTGCCACGACCACGCTGAACTCCATCGCCGTCGCGTCCTCGAACGACCCGGCCAACGCGAGCGCCATCTGGCGGATCGGCACCTGGGACGGCACGCCCGCCGGTTTCAAGAACGCGGACCTGATGACGTACGCGCATCCGTCCGACGTGCGGGCGGCCGCGTGGACCGGCAACGTGGTCATCGGCAGCGGCAGCGAGACCGTGTCCTTCCCGGCGTACATCTGGAAGGACGTCAACAGCGGTCTGCTGGTCTACTTCAAGCTGACGGCCGCGCAGGCCGCCGCCGCGCACACCCTGCGGATCGGGGTCACCACCGCGTACGCGAACGGCCGCCCGCAGATCACGGTGAACAGCTGGGTGTCGTCGGTCCCTTCGCCGCCCACCCAGCCGAGCACCCGTTCCCTGACGGTCGGTTCGTACCGCGGCAACAACTACACGTTCACCTACAGCGTGCCGGCCAGCGCCTGGCTCACCGACACCAGCCAGTACAACGTGCTGAAGATCGACGTGGTGAGCGGTTCGGGGACGACGTCGTATCTCAGCGCCGGAACGTCGATCGACGCTCTGGACCTGCTGGCCTGAAGCCGGGGCCCGCGCCCCTGATCGGGCATCTCAAGTGCCGCGTGTCCACTGCTGGTTGGCAGCCCCGTTGCAGGCGTACGTGATGAGGGCCGCCGAGTTGGCGGTGGACGCGCCGGACACGTCCAGGCACTCGCCGGACGTCCTGGCCTTGAGGAGCACATAGCTTCCGGAGGCGGTCACCGACCACTGCTGGGTGGTGGCGCCGGCACAGTTCTCCTGGGTGACCCCGGTGGCGTTCTCGGTCAGGCACAGGGAACTGCCCCGGCCCATCAGCTCGTAGTAGCCGCTGCCCAGGGACTTGAACCAGAACTTCTGGTTCGTTCCGCCGTTGCAGGTGTACTGGGCGAGCGCGACACCCTGCCACAGCGACTGGTTGGGCACGTCCGCGCACTTGGCGGAATGACGGGCCGTCAGGGTCTCGTAGGTGGCGCTCGTCCCGCCGAGCGTCCCGGCTGCCGTGTCCACGGCGATCTCCGGGA
This genomic interval carries:
- a CDS encoding rhamnogalacturonan acetylesterase; this translates as MRRLTIAAPLLAVAVAGTLSAAPVQAGTGRPVPGMDNCAANACHFDVPPGTYDVRVRLGGGAAASTSIGGETRRSLLPETATEAGRPVTRGFTVNVRTPEGEPTGPEGTPGLDLVIGGSAPALAGIRVTPAATREAGSGRPADGRIRTRQIFLVGDSTVCDQPGDPYSGWGQQLPQYFRKGLSVANYADSGESTVTYLADPALFPTVQPLIRAHDLVLIQLAHNDKTTDEPTYRANLETLVAGVRARGGEPVLVTPIVRRWFNADGTLDNGTALLVNGLGVDLPAVIRSVAATEDVPLIDLTAKTKALVESLGPEGSKAVYLYDEKRDNTHTSVHGATVYAALVRDELLALRLVPRGLVRVG
- a CDS encoding rhamnogalacturonan lyase B N-terminal domain-containing protein, producing the protein MSGSLNRPVRRRAFVLGGAAAAGTAALAGPLATAASAAAFGWSDDGSNYVVDTGASLVFKVSKTNGDLTSLVYKGTEYQGYGGKNSHVESGLGTSTVTITQSGTTILVSVAYGTLKHYYAARSGENNVYLWTNKADTSVSATRYIVRVKAGLFLNDEPDSYTYAPTVIESADVFAKSDGQTRSKHYAKRRVIDYSAIGWTTGSVGLYIVRSNHEKASGGPFYRSLLRHQGTDGGGLYEILYYGENQTEAERFGLQGPYVIAFTDGGSPSSSLYPGTLTTAWADSLGISGYVAASGRGRVAGVGITGRDTAYAYTVGLAGSAAQYWGSARASDGYFSIAGVLPGTYTLTVFKGELAVHTASVTVTAGATTTLNSIAVASSNDPANASAIWRIGTWDGTPAGFKNADLMTYAHPSDVRAAAWTGNVVIGSGSETVSFPAYIWKDVNSGLLVYFKLTAAQAAAAHTLRIGVTTAYANGRPQITVNSWVSSVPSPPTQPSTRSLTVGSYRGNNYTFTYSVPASAWLTDTSQYNVLKIDVVSGSGTTSYLSAGTSIDALDLLA